One Candidatus Zixiibacteriota bacterium genomic window carries:
- a CDS encoding FHA domain-containing protein translates to MDALTLTVISAVGDASWQLPAGTHLVGRDPHCEIAIDDPTVSRQHARLEVTSESTRLVDLGSKNGTFVNGARVSDAQVIRSGDLLGFGKVIAVLGSSPPAAAPEAMATAAADWTLIDSRTRSFDSVDVRGLLQERTEVLQRLLEAFGGLTAIIRQELRNESELESYLTRLASVVGAGEAWAVEFDDAGERWRVMARSSRSELSAAAVTEEPDQQLQQAFRAQEIAVTRLVGDAEATPKMSIAVPVTSDGERIGVLYLAGLHVAEGEINSRLELAQSGADIIALKLRGLRQRESELAVAAAAARLRESESNREALLRAHQLLQEQHEELLEANKLAALGKLAAGIVHELNTPIAVARSSSQTIASFVKREVDAAEAGASAGIRANLEALNAATQRIGEVIAALKTFALIDRPEVMPLEVNACMDATIELLKPRFPATIRLVRRYGDIGPVTCSGRELNQVLLAVLENAFQAVAETGEVALTTSSSEEAVTIEIADNGRGIVAEKLEHIFEPNFVIKAGRVRLGLGLSAAKRVLLEMNGQIAIRSELGKGTTVTIRVPKVAATGGEPE, encoded by the coding sequence GACCTCGGAGTCAACAAGACTGGTTGATCTCGGCAGCAAGAACGGCACATTCGTCAACGGGGCGCGCGTGTCCGATGCGCAGGTGATTCGATCGGGCGATTTGCTGGGGTTCGGTAAGGTGATTGCGGTCCTTGGTTCAAGCCCACCGGCGGCGGCGCCGGAGGCAATGGCGACTGCGGCGGCGGACTGGACGCTCATCGATAGCCGTACCCGGAGTTTTGACAGCGTCGATGTTCGGGGGCTGCTGCAAGAGCGGACCGAAGTCCTCCAGCGTCTGCTTGAGGCGTTCGGCGGATTGACGGCGATCATCCGGCAGGAGCTCAGGAACGAAAGCGAGCTGGAGTCGTACTTGACTCGGCTGGCATCAGTGGTCGGCGCCGGTGAGGCCTGGGCAGTCGAGTTTGACGATGCCGGTGAGCGCTGGCGGGTAATGGCGCGGAGCAGCAGGTCGGAATTGAGTGCGGCTGCTGTCACGGAGGAACCGGATCAGCAGTTGCAGCAGGCATTTCGTGCCCAGGAAATTGCGGTCACTCGGCTTGTTGGTGATGCTGAAGCGACTCCAAAGATGTCGATAGCGGTGCCGGTGACGAGTGATGGGGAGCGAATTGGAGTGTTGTATCTGGCGGGCCTGCACGTGGCCGAAGGCGAGATCAATTCACGGCTAGAGTTAGCGCAATCGGGGGCGGACATCATCGCGCTCAAGTTGCGTGGTCTGCGACAGCGGGAGAGTGAGTTGGCGGTGGCAGCAGCGGCCGCGCGATTACGCGAGAGCGAGTCGAATCGTGAGGCACTACTGCGAGCGCACCAGCTGTTACAGGAGCAGCACGAGGAGTTGCTGGAGGCGAACAAGCTGGCCGCACTCGGTAAGCTGGCAGCCGGGATCGTGCATGAACTCAACACGCCGATTGCGGTCGCCCGGTCATCGAGCCAGACGATCGCGTCGTTCGTGAAGCGAGAAGTCGATGCAGCGGAGGCGGGCGCGTCCGCAGGGATTCGCGCCAATCTTGAGGCACTGAATGCGGCAACGCAACGAATCGGGGAAGTGATCGCGGCGCTGAAGACATTCGCACTCATCGATCGACCGGAAGTAATGCCGTTGGAGGTCAATGCGTGCATGGATGCGACGATTGAGCTTCTGAAGCCGCGCTTTCCGGCGACAATCCGACTGGTGCGGAGGTACGGCGACATCGGGCCAGTTACCTGCTCCGGACGCGAACTCAACCAGGTCCTGCTGGCAGTTTTGGAGAATGCTTTTCAGGCGGTCGCGGAAACAGGCGAGGTTGCACTGACGACATCCTCCAGCGAAGAAGCCGTGACAATCGAGATCGCCGACAATGGACGCGGCATTGTCGCGGAGAAGCTTGAGCACATATTTGAGCCCAACTTCGTGATCAAAGCGGGGCGAGTGCGATTGGGATTGGGGCTCAGCGCGGCCAAGCGGGTATTATTGGAGATGAACGGGCAGATTGCAATTCGCTCGGAGCTTGGTAAGGGGACGACGGTAACAATCAGGGTGCCGAAAGTTGCGGCGACCGGCGGCGAACCGGAGTAA